The genomic window atgggcttagacaaaggacaaccaTTCCTATTGGCACTGCTTGATATCTCAGCTGCTTTTGACAACGTGAATCACTCCATTCTCATCAACCGCCTTTCggacattggcatctcaggaactgccctcagttggttcaagtccttcctcagtaatATAAATTACAAGGTTAGAATAAgcaataaagaatcccaccccgtcaCCTCAACacttggagtccctcaaggatgaTCCTTCTCCCctactctctttaacatttatctcctacccctctgccaactcctcgcTAATCTAAAGGTAACTCATTTaatttatgccgatgatgtgcagattctcattcCTATTACAGAATCTTTCTCCAAAACCCTCACTTTCTGGAACAGCTGTctgcactccatcaacctcctcctctccagtctcaacctagtccttgacACGGCCAAAACTGAGCTCCTTCTCATCTCGCTGGACAACAATAACCTTTCGTTCAACAACCTCCCCACGACCTGAGAGACCTTGGCGTTATATTGGACAACcgactgaacctaaaaaaatgtcaacaatacaacaaaagaatgtttctataaattataaattctaaaaaagcttagacccctcctccacttacACGATTTCCGCATGGTTCTCCAAGCCACCctattctcaaaaatcgactactgcaattccctcctcctaggcctccccgcaACTACCACTagacctctacagatgctccagaatgctgccgcaaggatcctaaccaattcTAACTGATGAGACCATGTCACGCCCATTCGTAggaatttacactggcttcccattaacttcagaatccttcacaaagacCTTACCATTATACACAAGACCATCCATAATCAGTCCTCACTTGAACTAAATATCCCACTTCGTCTACACACCTCCATCAGACCTGTTAGAGCAGCGTATAAAGATACCCTTCACGCTCCCCCCACAAAGTCCTCTCTCCCAGCTTCCATAAGGAAAcgtgccttctccacagctggaccttctcaatggaatgcattacccccagatctacgccaagaacaatgcccactgacctttaagaaaaaactcaagacttggcttttcaaacaagcatttccttAAAAGGCTGCAGAATACTCACTGACTCTCAATGCTGCCCGGTCTTTAGCACCATGTTGTAATCATTAATACCATCCCTGtgttcctcctttctcccttcctccctgacAACCTTCCCTGTCAACCCTCACTTAAGTATATCATCTGTTACCATGGTTCCTCTAGCTGtgtatccctcccccccccactctctaTCTTCCCAACCCAGGTACCCCCAGCTCTggtctccctctcccagtctcttttccCTGCTTAAGGTTTAAGTTAACTTGTTTTATCCTTTGTTCCTATGAATCTCGCTCATGTTTTACCAATGTTATTCACATGTTATTACCTGTTCAAGGAATCTCACCCTAGTCATTACCCATTTTATTGGCCATGTTATtaccccttgttcgatgtaatccacccatgttcgatgtaaacagatgtgatatgacttgtcatgaacgtcggtatagaaaaagaattaaataagaaGAATATCAGAGATGCAAGCCTTATGCCGGGaaccatctctctctttctcaaaagaaaaggtgACACTGAGGCCACTTCCATTCTTAGTCCCCAAGGTGGTATCTACATTCCACCTTAGTCAACCAGTCACTCTGCTAGGGTTCAGAAGGGCGGACAGTAAAGCGGGGAGAAAGGACTTAACTTTCTGGATGTGAGAAGGATCCTCTGGAAGTATCTGAAGGCCACGAACAAGTTCAGGAAGTCAGACAAGCTATTTGTTCGGTACTCAGGAGCCCGCAAAGGAGAGGCAGCCTCCAAGACCTCAATCGCAAGATGGATCAGGGAAGCAATTGCCTTGGCTTATGTAGCAAGTGGCAAGGAGGTACTGCAGGGCCTGATGGAACACTCAACAAGGGCTCAATCCTCCTCCTGGGCAAAATTTAGGTCTGTGGCTCCTATAGACATTTTATAAGGCAAACATGGGGGACCTTGGTGCACAAGTTCACGAAGCATTACAGGGTGCCACCTGCATGAAAGAAGAGATACCAGATTTGTGATGGGAGTCCTGGAAGCAGCCCTGGGACTTACCATACAGGATGTCGATAGCTTAGCTACATTCCACTGTGAAGACTGGTGTGGCAGGACGAAGAGGAAGGTACAATTAGATCTTACCTTGCTAATTGTCTTTCCTCAAGGCCTGACAGACCAGTCACAAATCCCTCCCTGGTACataaatgaaaaaagagaaaacttGGAAAGAAGAGAAAGATATAGAGGGAGAAGATTACCTCCTTGCAACCATCCAAGGCAGCAGCTTTTAGAGGAGGTAGTACATCTGCTTTTCATAGCAGCCCCCTCGAGGCAAGGGGCAAGGGTGGAGTTGGGCAAGGTCCTTGGTGGACTAGTCTTTGGCCATGGACAGGCCATGTTTTAAGCTTCCAGTTGGGTTAAGGCTACTCCAGGTAGCtgggggccaaaaaaaaaaggggaaaaaaaagtatataacAGAATTATATAAATAGAGAAgtcaggggggaaggggggggggcaactaGGAGGTTCAGCAGCCCCAGAGAGGAcactccacacacccccccccccccccccccgagtagtAGTGCCcagcatttaattttttttttctttattttcaggatGTGGTTTAAAACCACATTTCCTAGGGGACATGGGAAGCGGCAAGGATTACGAGATTCATGATAGATAGCACCAACTTGGGTAAAGAACCTGCTGATCCAGCCTATATAGAAAAGTGCCTCAGGGAAGAGATCTggaactctgtctccatctgctggtagggggacaaaACCCACTATGAAGCCTGGTCTGGTAGGCCTTGAGGAAAGACAGTTAGCAAGGTAAGATCAAACTGTACCACAGTCCACTCTGATTGGCACATTGTGTATAGTTAGGAATTAGCAAACCAGTTTAAAACATATTCATCCTTGAAAATCAGCCCTCTTTCTGGTTTTATATCTAAGCTGAAACCACTATATGCAAATTAACTGCCAAGCTTGCTCAAAAAGAATAAATGAGACTAATATGCAATACTTTATTTTACTTATATTAGCAGGCAGTTTCCAATCAAGCGGTCTGAGAACACTGAATTTATTTGCTTTCCTGCTCACTCTGAACAGCTTTTAGCATCGGGATACTGTTAATACAAGTGGActttataaataaattttaaaaatatttaacacaTACATGTAGGTCGCATTATCCAGAATGATAAGCGGCTTACATAACATACTTAGCTATACTATTGTTGTTCAGAACAATTATTCCATTGCTCTTCTTTCTCAAGGTGTATTCTATATTTTGGTAGGATGGTTTTTCTTTGCTATTCATTTTGTCTTTCCTTTCGTACTGTGCCTCATGCAGAAATGTAGGTCTCCTAACCTATATCCAGTTTCTGAGGAGTACacctgctgctggtaggaggatcTTATGGGAAATCCCAGCCAGTAATTTGTGTGTCTGGTGTAGAAAAACTTACAAAACTAGGACAGAACCAGCGACACTTCTGTCTATGGCAATGCTGTGATGCTCACCAATTATATAACATATTCCAAAGAGGAACTTAATAAGGTTGTGAGGAGCACATTCTAGCTAAGCAAATGAGATGTTGCTTATACTATTGTGAGTTAGTGAAGAATAATAGTGAAGAGCTCAGGGCCTTTTTCTTACCCGTTAACAATATGATACTGTAATTGTCTTTAAGTGACACTATTTTTCTTTACAACAGTTTGCTGTAAATGTGATGTGACTTTCCTATTTTTCAATGCAGCAGAAGACAGCAGTATTTTGTGCACAGCGGCATTGCTGGAGGCAGACCTGGGAATGGCAGGACAGTTCAGGAGTTATGTGTGGGATCCAGTCCTTATTATTTCTCAGATCCTTCTCATGCAGACTATTTACTACAGCTTCCTTGGAATCTGGCTTGCAGTGGTCGACAGTCTGGTTCAGAACAGTCCTAACCTTGACCAGATGTTCAGTTATGAAGTGTTAGGATTTTCCATCCTTCAGGGAAGACTTGCTATGATGGCTTTTATCCTCAATGCTTTAACCTGTGCCTTGGGCTTATTGTACTTCATTCGTCGAGGAAAGCAGTGCTTGGATTTCACCATCACAGTTCACGTGTTTCACCTCCTGGGTTGCTGGATTTATAACAGTCGCTTTCCGATGACTTTAACGTGGTGGCTGGTCAATATTGTTTGCATTGCTCTGATGGCAGTGATTGGGGAATATCTTTGTATGCGAACAGAACTGAATGAAATCCCCTTGAATTCAGCTCCCAAATCGAGTGTGTAGACTTGATTTTAATACTGGACACATGTGGCACACAGCTTTCCAGTTTTCTAATATTGCAGTATTTATCCTTTCATTGCTTGAAAAGTTCATCTCAGCACAGGGTGTACTCAAGCTCGTTGGATGCTGAAGGTTCTGAAAAAGCAGAGATGGTGATGCCTTTCAACATCCAGTAAAAATGAGGCTGCTTCTCGTCACCTTCACACTGCACATTAACTGGCTTGGAACAGAACACTAGAGAGATGATCTTAATCTTTAGATAATATTACAACATTTAACTTTGTTGCCATCAGGTAAAGGAGAGAGATTACTTTTCAGTTCAGGGCTGCAGTGGATTACAATTTCTGCCTTTTTATTGGGGTGTGCAGTTTGAGCTCTGATCACCTTTCTTGGCAAGATCGTCAGAGCATGAATGGACCTGGAATGGAAAGCAGCAGTGTACTGGGATCATCCAGCTTCAGCTAACATTACTGACACAACAATGCAAAAAGTGTTTATTTTACCCTCTCAGACTGTCGTCTTTTAGATCCTTCTGGGTTTTAAGTAGTAAACAAGCCAGACTTGGACTGCAAGGAAAGAAAGCAGCTGTGCACATCAAAAAGCTCTTATGATCTTGGAATGTCCTACTTTTCTTAATACATGTTAAGTTGCTGCTTTTGAATTTCTGTACACAAGAATGATAAATAATGCAATGTAATTTAAACTATTAGAGCAGCAGTATCTTCTGCTTATTGCAGAATGTAATTTTTTAGTGAGAGGGGGGAAAAGGGATAGAAAGGGACCAAAAACatttcctcttatttatttatttttttttaaattggaactTTGCTGTAGAACAATTAAATGAGCCTTTGGAAAATAGGGAAGTAGACCCCAGCATTCCTTGTTCCCTCTGAGACTAAGCCAGCATACGTGAGTTAAATGGTGAAGCGTGATTGATGGTTTTTACAGGCCTGACATCACGCCCAAGGAGCAGAGGGACAGCAGGAAACATCACACTTATTGTCTGAGAGATCAGAGACGGGCTTTGCCATGTTTAATTTTTAAACCCAGAGCCAAGGGAATCGGTCTCCTTTCAATCCTCCTTTCTGCCTCCTACTAGAACTGATTCCTTGCAGTGAGTCAGAGCTACTGCTGCTTTAAGGTAATCCCAAGTGTATGGTGGTGATGCCAAATGTGCTGCAGCCTTGCCAGTGTTCTTTGTACAAAACAATTTTCAGACTTCTGTGCACATGTGAAAGAACTCCTGTTACCCCCAAACTATCAATATAAATTGCAGACATAACCTCTTGGTTTCAATTTAAAGGAAGACTGCTGTGAGTGTTGACATTACTATAAATAAGCACTGTAATTGCTCCTCTTAGGAGACTGTGATTTTGGGAACAGTGTATTAAatgtattatatttttaaatgcacaGTGGGAGTGGGAAATGTGACTTCTCATGACACACATGGAGCTGCATTCCTAGAGAGTGACATGGGAAACCAAGTTCCCACTCTTACAGTTCTATTGGAATTCATTGCAAGTGCTGTATTCAGTCTCCTGTAGACAGCGAGTGATGGCATTTCTCATGGAAATATCAAAACACGGGTGCTGGTTCACCCCCACAAGTATAATTCTTATTTCAAGTTCTTGTCTGGAATATATACATGAAAAGTAGATTGGTTTCTTTCCATTCCTCTGCTGCTGTTATGTATCCTCACCTTAAGCCATAATCCCCTTGCTTGTGCCACCACTGTCTTCCTTAGGCCTAGTTTAGATCTTCCCAACAGCAAATTGTAACTTCAGATAATGAGCAACAGGGCAGCTGAATTCCGAGAGATGTATCTTTTGATCATACTTCATTCAAATAAGGGTTAACAAATAAATTGTAGGTGACACCACTCactcatactttataaaatgaataGAAAATGTGTGAGGTGTGAAAACTGGGCCCATATattctaattttcaaagcactgtgcTCTCTTGAGTGGCAGTAGCTTTTCTTTTCGGCTTAGAGAGAATGCCTATGTTGAGAACGTTTTAACTACAGGGTTTGATCAACAAAAATTAGGCCTTGTCTGGATTCTCTAGTTCAGATTCCTGGAAGACTCGAGAAAGAGATTCCCCAGTGGGGAGGGATCCTTATGACTATATTGCCCTTAATGCTCTCTGCTTGGGTTGTCTGCTGCTGGACATACTGCACCTGTCACCTCTTTAGATCTTATTGGAGCCCCACCCAACTCCTTTCATACAGTGTGCAACTCTTAGAAGAAAACGTCGGGACCTTTTCTCACTTTCCCAGCCCTTGTTTATCGTATTAAAACTTTTAACTTAGTCTGTGCCGTTGATTTCCTTTCCCGTCAGCCCAACAGCAACACAGAAGGAATGCAATGTCATCGCATGGGAAACATGGATGTTTTTACTTCCACACCCTCCATGCAGTGAATGTACCTAAACCCAGTTTTATTAGACTTTGTTTTATTAGGGCCATATTATATCCAAGCTTTCAATGAAAAGGTATAACTGTTTCCAGTgctggaaaatatttagaaaacttaagATACCAATCAAAACTTtttaggagacaaggaacttatttattttggcttttgCTAGATATGTttgtcttgtttgttttttggccttttttcctttcttttggttTTCTATGCTCTCCTTTTCCTCCACATACTCTCTTACTTTCTACgctccccaccccacacacaacaTCTTCTCCTTTCCCCAGGCATTTATGCtctctgcccttctctccagGTACTCTCTCACCTCTCCAGCATTTCTTCGTCTATGCAGCAGTGAGCAATCCGGGGGCACCGCAGCTCTTACTGGGCCTGGCCAGCATTAGGCAGCCCTCAGGCCACCATGCATATTACAGCTACTATTATTACTATAACGCTGCCAGTCATATATCACACTCGCTTCTTCTTGGGCCTGGCTGACAGTGAGCAGCCGTGGGCCAGCACCACCAGCAAGAGCAGGGTTTCCTGGACCAACAACACGTGCTGAAGTTTAGGCATCTGGATGATATGGCACTTGGGCTTTTTCCAGTCCTGAGTGTTCGTGAGACAGAAATGTGTACAAATATTCTTTATCTGTCCTACAACTATCAAAATACTGTTGTCATACGAAAAATACAAGTGGTTTGTAGCAAAGACAATAAACCTTGGCAAGATCTTTGTTGGCACTATTTAGTTCTTCATCCAAAGTGTTGGAGGAGATAGTTCAGGGTgcaaagttatatatatatatatatatatatatatatgctataatTTTGTATCCTGTACTATTTATGTGTGTAATGTGCATCTTAAAATGTAGATTGCTAGTGAAGTGAAAAAGAAAGTTTCGCTTTAAGTAAAGAACTAGAGAGATGCTGTCAGGTTCATGTTTGCATGGAAAACTGGAACA from Rhinatrema bivittatum chromosome 3, aRhiBiv1.1, whole genome shotgun sequence includes these protein-coding regions:
- the SYS1 gene encoding protein SYS1 homolog isoform X1; protein product: MRAEDSSILCTAALLEADLGMAGQFRSYVWDPVLIISQILLMQTIYYSFLGIWLAVVDSLVQNSPNLDQMFSYEVLGFSILQGRLAMMAFILNALTCALGLLYFIRRGKQCLDFTITVHVFHLLGCWIYNSRFPMTLTWWLVNIVCIALMAVIGEYLCMRTELNEIPLNSAPKSSV
- the SYS1 gene encoding protein SYS1 homolog isoform X2, producing the protein MAGQFRSYVWDPVLIISQILLMQTIYYSFLGIWLAVVDSLVQNSPNLDQMFSYEVLGFSILQGRLAMMAFILNALTCALGLLYFIRRGKQCLDFTITVHVFHLLGCWIYNSRFPMTLTWWLVNIVCIALMAVIGEYLCMRTELNEIPLNSAPKSSV